One genomic region from Leifsonia sp. Root1293 encodes:
- a CDS encoding RNA polymerase sigma factor, whose protein sequence is MPTTKSAAATAATEETETVAPKTTAAAKKTTAAAAKTTTAAPKKAPAKKTAGTAAAPAKRATTRSKAKATSDEPEEGEEVVLETAAIETVDTAAVKEDADDFEDDETKPVATVEPLPTGALRLSLVDDEDDVPVYSSAITGATADPVKDYLKQIGKVALLNAAEEVELAMRIEAGLFAEEKLSHLSEVEKKSSLGRELQWVAKDGARAKSHLLGANLRLVVSLAKRYTGRGMQFLDLIQEGNLGLIRAVEKFDYTKGFKFSTYATWWIRQAITRAMADQARTIRIPVHMVEVINKLARVQRQMLQDLGREPTPEELSRELDMTPEKVIEVQKYGREPISLHTPLGEDGDSEFGDLIEDTEAVVPADAVGFTMLQKQLESLLDSLSEREAGVIRMRFGLGDGMPKTLDQIGDTFGVTRERIRQIESKTMAKLRHPSRSQSLRDYLE, encoded by the coding sequence ATGCCAACCACGAAGTCCGCCGCGGCCACCGCTGCGACCGAGGAGACGGAAACCGTCGCCCCGAAGACCACAGCTGCAGCGAAGAAGACCACCGCTGCGGCAGCCAAGACCACCACGGCGGCGCCGAAGAAGGCGCCGGCCAAGAAGACAGCAGGCACCGCCGCTGCCCCCGCCAAGCGCGCCACGACGCGCAGCAAGGCCAAGGCCACGTCCGACGAGCCCGAGGAGGGCGAGGAGGTCGTACTCGAGACCGCCGCCATCGAGACCGTCGACACCGCCGCGGTCAAGGAGGATGCCGACGACTTCGAGGACGACGAGACCAAGCCCGTCGCCACTGTCGAGCCGCTTCCCACCGGAGCCCTCCGCCTCTCCCTCGTCGATGACGAGGACGATGTTCCCGTCTACTCCTCAGCCATCACCGGCGCCACCGCCGACCCTGTCAAGGACTACCTGAAGCAGATCGGAAAGGTCGCGCTCCTGAACGCGGCCGAAGAGGTCGAGCTCGCGATGCGCATCGAGGCCGGCCTGTTCGCCGAGGAGAAGCTGTCCCACCTCAGCGAGGTCGAGAAGAAGTCGTCTCTCGGCCGTGAGCTGCAGTGGGTCGCGAAGGACGGCGCCCGCGCCAAGAGCCACCTGCTCGGAGCGAACCTCCGCCTCGTGGTCTCCCTCGCCAAGCGCTACACCGGCCGCGGGATGCAGTTCCTCGACCTGATCCAGGAAGGCAACCTGGGCCTCATCCGTGCCGTCGAGAAGTTCGACTACACCAAGGGCTTCAAGTTCTCGACCTACGCCACCTGGTGGATTCGTCAGGCCATCACCCGCGCCATGGCCGACCAGGCCCGTACCATCCGCATTCCCGTGCACATGGTCGAGGTCATCAACAAGCTGGCCCGCGTGCAGCGCCAGATGCTCCAGGACCTGGGCCGCGAGCCCACGCCGGAAGAGCTCAGCCGCGAGCTCGACATGACCCCCGAGAAGGTCATCGAGGTGCAGAAGTACGGTCGCGAGCCGATCTCGCTGCACACTCCGCTCGGCGAGGACGGCGACAGCGAGTTCGGTGACCTCATCGAGGACACCGAGGCAGTCGTGCCCGCCGACGCCGTCGGCTTCACCATGCTCCAGAAGCAGCTCGAGAGCCTGCTCGACTCGCTCTCCGAGCGCGAGGCCGGCGTGATCCGCATGCGCTTCGGCCTCGGGGACGGCATGCCCAAGACGCTCGACCAGATCGGTGACACCTTCGGGGTGACGCGCGAGCGCATCCGTCAGATCGAGTCGAAGACGATGGCGAAGCTCCGCCACCCGTCGCGGTCGCAGTCGCTGCGCGACTACCTCGAGTAA
- a CDS encoding type 1 glutamine amidotransferase — MSETFTIAVIAPSLLNTNGDAENARVLARRAEWAGAIATIVPVETATDLPETVDAVVIGSGSDADLVPARDLLLQIQEQLRVWSTSGVPILAVGTGWELISWGVERTIGGVVEGLGILAGRGVPRQERVSGDVVLTSRFGRIVGFENHARDYVGAEGSPLGRVLRGSGNGRDSSQEGVVMGDVIGTHLHGPVLAKNPALADHLLTSMFERRGLTYRRGERAASVDDYAVAARNQILTGLGLEAD, encoded by the coding sequence ATGAGTGAGACGTTCACCATCGCCGTCATCGCACCCAGCCTCCTGAACACCAACGGGGACGCCGAGAACGCCCGGGTGCTGGCCAGACGAGCAGAGTGGGCCGGCGCGATCGCCACCATCGTGCCGGTCGAGACCGCAACCGATCTGCCGGAGACCGTCGACGCCGTCGTCATCGGCTCCGGCTCCGACGCAGACCTCGTGCCGGCGCGCGACCTCCTGCTCCAGATCCAGGAGCAGCTGAGGGTCTGGTCGACCTCAGGCGTTCCCATCCTCGCGGTCGGAACAGGCTGGGAACTCATCAGCTGGGGCGTCGAGCGCACGATCGGCGGCGTCGTGGAGGGCCTGGGGATCCTCGCCGGACGCGGCGTTCCCCGCCAGGAGCGCGTGAGCGGAGACGTCGTGCTCACCAGTCGCTTCGGGCGCATCGTCGGCTTCGAGAATCACGCCCGCGACTACGTCGGTGCCGAGGGCTCTCCGCTCGGTCGGGTGCTGCGCGGAAGCGGCAACGGCCGCGATTCCTCGCAGGAGGGCGTCGTGATGGGCGACGTCATCGGCACCCACCTGCATGGGCCGGTGCTGGCCAAGAACCCCGCCCTGGCCGACCACCTGCTCACGTCGATGTTCGAGCGGCGCGGCCTGACCTATCGCCGGGGCGAGCGGGCGGCATCCGTCGACGACTATGCGGTCGCGGCGCGCAATCAGATCCTGACCGGCCTCGGCCTCGAGGCCGACTGA
- a CDS encoding Mur ligase family protein, with the protein MRYVPAIVIGRTVRTLARLRKPGGGSAVPGLVVNKVAPGYLATTLNSFRDGLVIVSGSSGKSTTTKMLVAVLRAHGRSVFTNPSTANISQGLTSALLEAADLQGRIHDDIAVLEMDEGHGALIAGELSPRVVALTNVMVDQIDRFHDSEMVATMLTTIAARATDAVVVNADDDYLVQLASSVPAGVSVERFGVSSAVLDAAPHGLGHARLAAERLIDPSGIVVGAVSGRTAAMLIDGDEHTVGLPARGVHYATDAAAALSTARAVLGPDFDVDVAVAAVGSIPPVFGRGEVVEVRGQQVEFVLVQNPASYQLNIDTLEPGAPVLFAIGSDVRDPSYFWPVDTSRVAHVDIVSGSKAWELALQLSYDDVEIARVETDLGRAVDDFLALPMPATGVKTIVFSADSMRRTRAHLGLTSEGESS; encoded by the coding sequence GTGCGCTATGTGCCGGCGATCGTCATCGGTCGCACGGTCAGGACGCTCGCGCGGCTGAGGAAGCCGGGCGGCGGTTCTGCCGTGCCGGGACTCGTGGTGAACAAGGTCGCCCCCGGCTACCTCGCCACGACTCTCAACTCGTTCCGCGATGGCCTCGTGATCGTGTCCGGCTCGAGCGGCAAGTCGACTACGACGAAGATGCTCGTGGCCGTGCTGCGCGCTCACGGACGCTCGGTGTTCACCAATCCGTCGACGGCCAACATCTCGCAAGGTCTCACCTCTGCTCTGCTCGAGGCGGCCGACCTGCAGGGTCGCATCCATGACGACATCGCCGTGCTCGAGATGGACGAGGGCCACGGCGCCCTCATCGCGGGCGAGCTCTCGCCGCGCGTCGTCGCCCTGACCAACGTGATGGTCGACCAGATCGACCGCTTCCACGACTCCGAGATGGTGGCGACGATGCTGACGACGATCGCCGCGAGGGCGACGGATGCCGTCGTGGTCAATGCCGACGACGACTACCTGGTGCAACTCGCCTCGAGTGTTCCCGCCGGCGTCTCGGTCGAGCGCTTCGGCGTCTCGTCCGCCGTGCTCGACGCAGCTCCGCATGGCCTCGGTCATGCGCGCCTGGCAGCCGAGCGGCTCATCGACCCGTCGGGAATCGTCGTGGGCGCGGTCTCCGGCCGCACGGCAGCGATGCTGATCGACGGCGACGAGCACACCGTCGGGCTGCCAGCGCGCGGTGTCCACTATGCGACCGATGCGGCGGCGGCACTGAGCACGGCTCGCGCCGTGCTCGGGCCGGACTTCGACGTCGACGTCGCGGTGGCCGCAGTCGGCTCCATCCCTCCGGTGTTCGGCCGCGGCGAGGTCGTCGAGGTGCGGGGCCAGCAGGTCGAGTTCGTGCTGGTGCAGAATCCGGCCAGCTACCAATTGAACATCGACACTCTCGAGCCAGGGGCACCGGTGCTGTTCGCCATCGGCTCCGACGTACGCGATCCGTCGTACTTCTGGCCCGTCGACACCTCCCGGGTCGCCCACGTCGACATCGTCAGCGGCTCGAAGGCGTGGGAACTCGCCCTCCAGCTGAGCTACGACGATGTCGAGATCGCCAGGGTGGAGACCGACCTCGGCCGGGCCGTCGACGACTTCCTCGCCCTCCCGATGCCCGCGACAGGCGTCAAGACGATCGTCTTCTCGGCCGACTCGATGCGTCGCACCCGCGCTCACCTCGGCCTGACCTCGGAGGGGGAGTCGTCATGA
- a CDS encoding MFS transporter, with amino-acid sequence MNSRRSWFVFGVGAFLYLSAVLQRTSLGVAGVAAADRFDVTAAALSTLAVVQIAVYAAMQIPVGVLIDRFGPRTLMLLGTAVMVVGQLVVAFAPSLSVAVIGRILVGAGDATVFVSLIRLVSSWFSGRIVPQLSQWVGNIGQLGQVLSALPFAWLLRNFGWSPAFVSAASVSALGLVLGFIALKDRPAGTGDEHRATDIRVAVRQLVESFRRPGTQLGFWSHFVTQSPGTVFSLFWGFPFLVFGLGYDQQTAAELLLLLVGAGIATGPFLGILTARYPLRRSNIVLGIVAAMAVAWTILLLWPGQPPIGVVMVVLVVIGVGGPGSLIGFDFARTFNPMRSLGAANGVVNVGGFLASFVMIFLIGIILDLQDAVRTAGGEASDLYSLTSFRWAFAIQYVVVGIGVGFLLEARRRTRQRVLADEGIEVGPIWVSLVAAWKHRGERH; translated from the coding sequence GTGAACTCCCGCCGATCGTGGTTCGTCTTCGGTGTCGGAGCGTTCCTGTACCTCTCCGCCGTGCTGCAGCGCACCTCTCTGGGCGTCGCCGGTGTGGCAGCGGCCGACAGGTTCGACGTCACGGCCGCAGCGCTGTCCACACTGGCCGTCGTCCAGATCGCCGTCTACGCGGCCATGCAGATCCCCGTGGGCGTGCTCATCGACCGCTTCGGGCCGCGCACGCTGATGCTGCTGGGAACAGCGGTGATGGTCGTCGGTCAGCTGGTTGTCGCCTTCGCACCCTCCCTGAGCGTCGCTGTCATCGGACGCATCCTCGTGGGCGCGGGAGACGCGACGGTCTTCGTCTCGCTCATCCGGCTGGTGAGCTCCTGGTTCAGCGGACGGATCGTTCCGCAGCTCTCCCAGTGGGTGGGCAACATCGGCCAGCTCGGACAGGTGCTGTCCGCCCTTCCGTTCGCATGGCTCCTGCGCAACTTCGGCTGGTCTCCGGCCTTCGTCTCCGCGGCCTCGGTCTCGGCGCTCGGCCTGGTGCTCGGATTCATCGCCCTCAAGGACCGCCCGGCGGGCACGGGCGACGAGCACCGGGCCACGGACATCAGGGTGGCGGTCCGCCAGCTCGTCGAGTCCTTCCGCCGGCCGGGCACGCAGCTGGGGTTCTGGTCGCACTTCGTGACCCAGTCGCCCGGGACCGTGTTCAGCCTGTTCTGGGGCTTCCCGTTCCTGGTGTTCGGGCTCGGCTACGACCAGCAGACCGCCGCAGAGCTCCTCCTGCTGCTCGTGGGCGCCGGAATCGCGACAGGTCCGTTCCTCGGCATCCTGACGGCCCGATATCCGCTGCGCCGGTCCAACATCGTGCTCGGCATCGTCGCCGCGATGGCGGTGGCGTGGACGATCCTCCTCCTGTGGCCCGGGCAGCCGCCCATCGGCGTGGTGATGGTCGTGCTCGTCGTCATCGGCGTGGGCGGCCCCGGGTCGCTCATCGGCTTCGACTTCGCGCGCACCTTCAATCCGATGCGGAGCCTCGGAGCGGCGAACGGCGTCGTCAACGTCGGTGGGTTCCTCGCGAGCTTCGTCATGATCTTCCTCATCGGCATCATCCTGGACCTCCAGGATGCCGTGCGCACCGCCGGCGGCGAGGCGAGCGATCTCTACTCCCTGACGTCGTTCCGCTGGGCCTTCGCCATCCAGTACGTCGTCGTCGGCATCGGCGTGGGATTCCTCCTCGAGGCACGCCGCCGAACTCGCCAGCGCGTGCTCGCCGACGAGGGAATAGAGGTTGGGCCCATCTGGGTTTCATTGGTAGCGGCATGGAAGCACCGTGGGGAACGCCATTAG
- a CDS encoding DUF7455 domain-containing protein — MSQIVTPNGAVDELETAHQLTALDRCDACGAQAYIRVVVTSGELLFCAHHGRKHQEKLASIAHSWHDESSRLLEN; from the coding sequence ATGTCACAGATCGTTACCCCGAACGGTGCCGTCGATGAACTCGAGACGGCTCACCAGCTGACCGCTCTCGACCGCTGCGATGCGTGCGGCGCTCAGGCCTACATCCGCGTGGTCGTCACCAGTGGTGAGTTGCTGTTCTGCGCTCACCACGGTCGCAAGCACCAGGAGAAGCTGGCCTCCATCGCCCACAGCTGGCACGACGAGTCCTCGCGACTCCTCGAGAACTGA
- a CDS encoding proteasome assembly chaperone family protein produces the protein MRDPRGLYELTPDASDVPDGLHLVAGLTGFADAGSAVSQFTAHILDSLETVTIAEFDADILLDYRARRPIVTFDEDHLTAYEPSRLTLSLARDELGQPFLLLTGFEPDFQWERFAAAVLDIVDRFAVSTTTWVHSIPMPVPHTRPIRVTVSGNRTDLIEAMSIWRPRTQVPATALHLVEYRLQERGDSVVGFVLLIPHYLSDTEYPLAAITALESVSAATGHIFPTDSLREQGRDFVGRLGEQMGENGELSKLVSNLEERHDSYMEGTTLHSPLTDSDGEVPSADDIAAELEKFLAFRRDREDPPTGL, from the coding sequence ATGCGTGATCCCCGTGGCCTGTACGAGCTGACTCCCGACGCATCGGACGTCCCCGACGGCCTGCACCTGGTGGCCGGTCTCACCGGGTTCGCGGATGCAGGCAGCGCCGTGTCGCAGTTCACCGCGCACATCCTCGATTCGCTCGAGACGGTGACGATCGCCGAGTTCGACGCCGACATCCTTCTCGACTACAGGGCGCGACGCCCCATCGTCACCTTCGACGAGGACCACCTCACTGCGTACGAGCCGTCGCGGCTCACGCTCTCGCTCGCCCGGGACGAACTCGGGCAGCCCTTCCTGCTGCTCACGGGATTCGAGCCGGACTTCCAGTGGGAGCGCTTCGCCGCGGCCGTGCTCGACATCGTTGACAGGTTCGCGGTGAGCACGACGACGTGGGTGCACTCCATCCCGATGCCCGTGCCGCACACCCGTCCGATCCGCGTGACCGTGAGCGGCAACCGCACCGACCTCATCGAGGCGATGTCGATCTGGCGACCCCGCACCCAGGTTCCGGCGACGGCACTGCACCTCGTCGAGTACCGCCTGCAGGAACGCGGCGATTCGGTCGTCGGCTTCGTGCTGTTGATTCCGCACTACCTGTCCGACACCGAGTATCCACTGGCCGCGATCACGGCTCTGGAGTCCGTGAGCGCGGCGACGGGCCACATCTTCCCGACGGACAGCCTGCGGGAGCAGGGCCGTGACTTCGTCGGCCGACTCGGCGAGCAGATGGGCGAGAACGGAGAGTTGTCGAAGCTGGTGTCCAACCTCGAGGAGCGCCACGACAGCTACATGGAGGGCACCACACTCCACTCGCCGCTCACCGACTCCGACGGCGAGGTGCCGAGCGCCGACGACATCGCTGCCGAACTCGAGAAGTTCCTGGCCTTCAGGCGCGACCGCGAGGATCCGCCGACGGGCCTCTGA
- a CDS encoding SRPBCC family protein, which produces MADFTAHADAFIAAPPQVVWDVLTGSDPHPEILAGARIVSDWALGAEIRWLGEWEGKSFEDHGRVLEVEEPWRLVVTHFSPMTGQPDVPENYHTLRFELLAVDGGTRIELDQDNNPTAEAAEHSAENWRDMLDGIRTVAERADG; this is translated from the coding sequence ATGGCCGACTTCACCGCGCACGCTGACGCCTTCATCGCCGCGCCGCCACAGGTCGTCTGGGACGTGCTCACCGGTTCCGACCCGCATCCGGAGATCCTCGCCGGTGCTCGCATCGTGAGCGACTGGGCGCTCGGAGCCGAGATCCGCTGGCTCGGCGAGTGGGAGGGGAAGTCCTTCGAGGACCACGGCCGCGTGCTCGAGGTCGAGGAACCCTGGCGGCTCGTCGTGACCCACTTCAGTCCCATGACCGGCCAGCCCGACGTACCCGAGAACTACCACACGCTTCGTTTCGAGTTGCTCGCCGTCGACGGTGGCACCCGCATCGAGCTCGACCAGGACAACAACCCGACCGCCGAGGCAGCCGAGCACTCGGCGGAGAACTGGCGGGACATGCTCGACGGCATCAGGACTGTCGCCGAGAGGGCCGACGGCTGA
- a CDS encoding DNA gyrase/topoisomerase IV subunit B, which produces MSSDYSARHLSVLEGLEAVRKRPGMYIGSTDSRGLMHCLWEIIDNSVDEALGGHGTEIDVTLHPDSSVEVRDRARGIPVDIEPKTGLSGVEVVFTKLHAGGKFGSGSYAASGGLHGVGASVVNALSERLDVEVDRDGKTYAMSFHRGEPGLFADTGDTKSPDAPFTPFEKTSELRVVGKVKKGVTGTRIRYWADRQIFTKGADFQTEELLGRARQTAFLVPGLGIRVTDERGFEPHTDEFKFDGGISEFVEHLAPDAPLTDTWRLTGTGSFTETVPVLSDTGAMIPTELQRECTVDIALRWGTGYDTVMRSFVNIISTPKGGSHQAGFDAGMLKFLRQQVEANARRLKAGTDKLEKDDIFAGLTAVLTVRLPEPQFEGQTKEVLGTPAVRAIVANVVAKAMAERYASTKRDDKAQSALLLDKVVAEMKSRISARAHKETQRRKNALESSSLPAKLVDCRSNDVAQSELFIVEGDSALGTAKLARDSEHQALLPIRGKILNVQKASVADMLGNAECASIIQVIGAGSGRSFDLETARYGKVIIMSDADVDGAHIRTLLLTLFFRYMRPMIENGRVFAAVPPLHRVVVMNPGSKPNDTLYTYSEAELQKVLAALGKQGKKYQDPIQRYKGLGEMDADQLATTTMDRKHRTLRRVNVSDAENAGRVFELLMGTDVAPRKEFIVDSSDRLSRESIDA; this is translated from the coding sequence GTGAGCAGTGACTATTCCGCCCGGCACCTGTCCGTCCTCGAGGGACTCGAAGCCGTGCGCAAGCGCCCGGGCATGTACATCGGATCGACGGATTCCCGCGGCCTGATGCACTGCCTGTGGGAGATCATCGACAACTCCGTGGACGAGGCACTCGGCGGCCACGGCACCGAGATCGACGTGACGCTGCACCCTGACTCCAGCGTCGAGGTGCGCGACCGCGCCCGAGGCATCCCCGTGGACATCGAACCGAAGACCGGACTCTCCGGCGTCGAGGTGGTCTTCACCAAGCTCCACGCCGGCGGCAAGTTCGGCTCAGGCTCGTACGCGGCGTCCGGGGGACTGCACGGCGTCGGCGCATCCGTCGTCAACGCCCTGTCGGAACGACTCGATGTCGAGGTCGATCGCGACGGCAAGACCTACGCGATGTCGTTCCACCGGGGCGAGCCCGGGCTGTTCGCCGACACCGGAGACACCAAGAGTCCGGATGCCCCGTTCACCCCGTTCGAGAAGACCAGCGAGCTGCGCGTCGTGGGCAAGGTGAAGAAGGGCGTGACCGGAACCCGCATCCGCTACTGGGCCGATCGTCAGATCTTCACCAAGGGAGCCGACTTCCAGACCGAGGAACTGCTCGGCCGCGCCAGGCAGACGGCGTTCCTCGTTCCCGGCCTCGGCATCCGTGTCACCGACGAACGCGGCTTCGAGCCCCACACCGACGAGTTCAAGTTCGACGGCGGCATCTCGGAGTTCGTGGAGCACCTCGCCCCCGATGCTCCTCTCACCGACACCTGGCGCCTGACCGGAACCGGCAGCTTCACCGAGACCGTTCCCGTGCTCAGCGACACCGGCGCGATGATTCCGACCGAGCTGCAGCGCGAGTGCACCGTGGACATCGCGCTGCGCTGGGGGACCGGCTACGACACCGTCATGCGCAGCTTCGTGAACATCATCTCGACCCCCAAGGGCGGCTCGCACCAGGCCGGCTTCGACGCCGGAATGCTGAAGTTCCTGCGCCAACAGGTCGAGGCGAACGCTCGGCGGCTCAAGGCAGGAACGGACAAGCTCGAGAAGGACGACATCTTCGCCGGCCTCACCGCCGTGCTGACCGTGCGCCTCCCCGAGCCGCAGTTCGAGGGCCAGACCAAGGAGGTGCTCGGCACGCCGGCCGTGCGCGCCATCGTCGCGAACGTCGTCGCGAAGGCCATGGCGGAGCGCTACGCCTCGACCAAGCGTGACGACAAGGCGCAGTCGGCCCTGCTGCTCGACAAGGTCGTCGCCGAGATGAAGTCGCGCATCTCCGCCCGAGCCCACAAGGAGACCCAGCGCCGCAAGAATGCGCTGGAGAGCTCGTCGCTGCCTGCGAAGCTGGTCGACTGCCGGTCGAACGACGTCGCCCAGAGCGAGCTGTTCATCGTGGAGGGCGACTCCGCTCTCGGCACGGCCAAGCTGGCACGCGACAGCGAGCACCAGGCGTTGCTCCCCATCCGGGGCAAGATCCTGAACGTGCAGAAGGCGAGCGTCGCCGACATGCTCGGCAATGCAGAGTGCGCCTCGATCATCCAGGTGATCGGGGCCGGCTCGGGTCGGAGCTTCGATCTCGAGACCGCCCGCTACGGCAAGGTGATCATCATGAGCGATGCCGACGTCGACGGAGCCCACATCCGCACGCTGCTGCTCACCCTGTTCTTCAGGTACATGCGTCCGATGATCGAGAACGGCCGAGTCTTCGCCGCCGTGCCGCCGCTGCACCGCGTCGTGGTGATGAACCCCGGCTCGAAGCCGAACGACACGCTGTACACCTACTCGGAGGCCGAGCTGCAGAAGGTGCTCGCGGCGCTCGGCAAGCAAGGCAAGAAGTACCAGGACCCGATCCAGCGCTACAAGGGCCTCGGCGAGATGGACGCCGATCAGCTCGCGACGACCACCATGGATCGCAAGCACCGCACCCTGCGCCGGGTGAACGTCTCCGACGCCGAGAACGCCGGCCGCGTCTTCGAGCTGCTCATGGGCACCGACGTCGCGCCACGCAAGGAGTTCATCGTCGACAGCTCGGACAGGCTCTCCCGCGAGAGCATCGACGCCTAG
- a CDS encoding leucyl aminopeptidase, whose product MTSATLSFSSAPVTEAAVDVVVIGARSVDGSVELVADPAYAGIAEHLDALGVTGAADQLVRTVDTVGTARTIAIIGLGRGTDAAALRAAAGSAARQLTGIDTLAFAIPTDGSADAAAIAEGAVLGAYAYTAYRHASLEKTKTPASSIVVHTTVAPAEEEQARIGAVADGVNLVRDLVNAPPSDLYPESFVDRAGEAIGELPIDVTVWDEAQLADDGFGGILGVGKGSARPPRLLKLAYSPAAATAHLAIVGKGITFDTGGLSLKPPVPMIGMKSDMAGAANVLAVIVAAARTGLPVRLTGWLCLAENMPSGNAVRPNDVLSIRGGTTVEVVNTDAEGRLVMADGLVAASEEFPDAIVDVATLTGAQVVALGHRYSAVMGEDELVARVISSSASVGEPFWAMPIPEELRARLDSGVADIKNATPGDPAAGMMLAAAFLKDFIGKTADGDAMIPWAHLDIAGAALNEGKPFGFTGPGATGVSVRTLLALAESFTSK is encoded by the coding sequence ATGACTTCAGCAACCCTCTCCTTCTCCTCAGCACCCGTCACCGAGGCAGCCGTCGACGTCGTCGTCATCGGCGCCCGGTCGGTCGACGGCTCCGTGGAGCTCGTCGCGGACCCCGCATACGCCGGCATCGCGGAGCATCTCGACGCGCTCGGAGTGACCGGGGCTGCAGACCAACTCGTGCGCACAGTCGACACAGTGGGTACCGCGCGGACGATCGCCATCATCGGTCTGGGACGGGGCACGGATGCGGCCGCCCTCCGCGCCGCCGCCGGTTCCGCTGCACGCCAGCTCACCGGGATCGACACCCTCGCCTTCGCCATCCCGACCGATGGCTCCGCCGATGCCGCCGCCATCGCCGAGGGAGCCGTGCTCGGCGCCTACGCGTACACGGCATACAGGCACGCCTCGCTCGAGAAGACGAAGACCCCCGCATCGAGCATCGTCGTGCACACCACGGTCGCGCCGGCTGAGGAAGAGCAGGCACGGATCGGCGCTGTCGCCGATGGCGTCAATCTGGTGCGCGACCTCGTGAACGCACCCCCGTCGGACCTCTACCCCGAGAGCTTCGTCGACCGTGCCGGAGAGGCGATCGGAGAGCTGCCCATCGACGTCACCGTCTGGGATGAGGCCCAGCTGGCAGACGACGGCTTCGGCGGCATCCTCGGTGTGGGCAAGGGATCCGCGCGCCCTCCGCGCCTGCTCAAGCTCGCCTACTCCCCCGCCGCGGCGACCGCGCACCTCGCCATCGTCGGAAAGGGCATCACCTTCGACACCGGCGGACTCTCGCTGAAGCCGCCGGTGCCGATGATCGGCATGAAGAGCGACATGGCCGGTGCCGCGAACGTGCTCGCCGTCATCGTGGCCGCAGCACGGACCGGACTGCCCGTGAGACTGACCGGCTGGCTGTGCCTCGCCGAGAACATGCCGTCAGGCAATGCAGTTCGGCCGAACGACGTGCTGAGCATCAGAGGCGGGACCACCGTCGAGGTCGTGAACACCGACGCCGAGGGGCGCCTGGTGATGGCTGACGGGCTGGTCGCGGCATCCGAGGAGTTCCCGGATGCGATCGTCGACGTCGCGACCCTCACCGGCGCCCAGGTCGTCGCGCTCGGCCATCGCTACTCGGCGGTCATGGGCGAGGACGAGCTCGTCGCGCGCGTGATCTCGTCCTCCGCCTCGGTCGGGGAGCCGTTCTGGGCGATGCCGATCCCCGAGGAACTGCGCGCGCGTCTGGACTCGGGAGTCGCAGACATCAAGAACGCCACGCCCGGGGATCCGGCTGCGGGGATGATGCTCGCCGCCGCGTTCCTCAAGGACTTCATCGGGAAGACCGCCGATGGCGATGCCATGATCCCGTGGGCGCACCTCGACATCGCGGGAGCGGCTCTCAACGAGGGCAAGCCGTTCGGCTTCACCGGGCCCGGTGCCACCGGTGTCTCGGTGCGCACGCTGCTCGCGCTGGCCGAGTCCTTCACGAGCAAGTAG